One Gordonia mangrovi genomic region harbors:
- a CDS encoding MDR family MFS transporter, with translation MTDGRAPTADAPADTLDQRKIWSIFAGLMLAMLLAALDQTIVATALPTIVNDLGGADHLTWVVTAYMLATTATTPLWGKLGDLYGRRNLFLACVVIFLVGSGLCGTASSMATLIGYRALQGIGAGGLMVLSQAIIGDVVPPRERGRYQGIFGAVFGFASVVGPLLGGFFVDNLSWRWVFYINLPIGIVALAVVIAVLPKTVAQTKPSIDYLGILLLMTAATGIVLVTSFGALWGWTSGRVLGLAALSVLAAVAFLFQERRAPEPVMPVRLFTDRVFVIASSVGFVVGFAMFGAITFLPLFLQSVQGASATSSGLRMIPMMVGLLLTSIGSGQLISRTGRYRFYPIAGTAIFTVALYLLSTMDETTSSTLTSVYLFILGLGLGLVMQVLVLAVQNAVEYRDLGAGTSGATFFRTIGASVGVAAFGAVFNTRLDTLLSDGAPPGAVGPCSAQVLEASTLTLPSCPPEVQTWFLDGFTDAFQMVFLVAVPIGAIAFALSWLLPEVPLRTVTKTPDTGESFGMPSARTSLEELRLKVWETLARDDRLRAWELVVAGADSSLSRGEAWMVSRVAEETAREIGAMAAASDTPRPLVVSTAESLAARGMVTIDHGLVTITAEGQAEAERLLDAQRSRLRQFVADYPGSDEADVDELLDEIARRLHTETPPKGLVTPAG, from the coding sequence GCTCCTGGCCGCCCTCGATCAGACCATCGTCGCCACCGCCCTGCCCACGATCGTCAACGACCTCGGCGGGGCCGACCACCTGACCTGGGTGGTCACCGCGTACATGCTGGCCACCACCGCCACCACACCGCTGTGGGGAAAGCTCGGCGACCTGTACGGGCGTCGCAATCTGTTCCTCGCGTGCGTGGTGATCTTCCTGGTCGGCTCGGGCCTGTGCGGCACCGCGTCGTCGATGGCCACCCTGATCGGCTATCGCGCACTGCAGGGTATCGGTGCGGGTGGGTTGATGGTGTTGTCGCAGGCGATCATCGGTGACGTGGTGCCCCCGCGGGAACGCGGCCGCTACCAGGGCATCTTCGGTGCGGTCTTCGGGTTCGCCAGTGTGGTGGGGCCGCTGCTCGGCGGCTTCTTCGTCGACAATCTCAGCTGGCGGTGGGTGTTCTACATCAACCTGCCCATCGGGATCGTCGCGCTGGCCGTGGTGATCGCGGTGCTGCCGAAGACCGTCGCGCAGACCAAGCCGTCGATCGACTACCTGGGCATCCTGTTGCTGATGACGGCGGCCACCGGAATCGTGTTGGTCACCAGCTTCGGTGCCCTGTGGGGCTGGACGTCGGGTCGGGTGCTGGGTCTGGCCGCGCTGTCGGTGCTGGCAGCGGTCGCGTTCCTGTTCCAGGAGCGGCGCGCCCCGGAGCCGGTGATGCCGGTCCGTCTGTTCACCGACCGGGTCTTCGTCATCGCCTCCTCGGTCGGATTCGTCGTCGGGTTCGCGATGTTCGGAGCCATCACGTTCCTGCCGCTGTTCCTGCAGTCCGTGCAAGGGGCCAGCGCCACATCGTCCGGATTGCGGATGATCCCGATGATGGTCGGGCTGCTGCTCACCTCGATCGGTAGCGGCCAGCTCATCAGCCGCACCGGCCGCTACCGGTTCTATCCGATCGCGGGTACCGCGATCTTCACCGTCGCGCTGTACCTGCTGTCCACCATGGACGAGACCACCTCGAGCACGCTGACCAGCGTGTACCTGTTCATCCTGGGTCTCGGTCTGGGCCTGGTGATGCAGGTGCTGGTACTGGCGGTGCAGAACGCGGTCGAGTATCGCGACCTCGGTGCCGGCACCAGCGGTGCGACGTTCTTCCGGACGATCGGCGCCTCGGTCGGCGTCGCCGCGTTCGGTGCCGTCTTCAACACGCGCCTCGACACCCTGCTGTCGGACGGTGCCCCTCCGGGGGCGGTGGGGCCGTGTTCGGCGCAGGTGTTGGAGGCGTCGACGCTGACGTTGCCGTCGTGCCCACCGGAGGTTCAGACGTGGTTCCTCGACGGCTTCACCGACGCGTTTCAGATGGTGTTTCTGGTGGCGGTGCCGATCGGCGCGATCGCCTTCGCGTTGAGCTGGCTGCTGCCCGAGGTGCCGTTGCGTACGGTCACCAAGACCCCCGACACCGGGGAGAGTTTCGGCATGCCATCGGCGCGGACCTCGTTGGAGGAGTTGCGGCTGAAGGTGTGGGAGACGCTGGCGCGCGACGACCGGTTGCGGGCCTGGGAGCTGGTGGTGGCCGGCGCCGACAGCTCGTTGTCGCGGGGTGAGGCGTGGATGGTCAGCAGGGTGGCCGAGGAAACGGCGCGGGAGATCGGGGCGATGGCCGCCGCGTCCGATACCCCGCGTCCGCTGGTGGTGTCCACTGCCGAGTCGCTGGCCGCACGGGGGATGGTGACCATCGACCACGGCCTGGTCACCATCACCGCCGAGGGACAGGCCGAGGCCGAACGACTCCTCGACGCCCAGCGCAGCCGATTGCGCCAGTTCGTCGCCGACTACCCGGGTAGCGATGAGGCCGACGTCGACGAACTGCTCGACGAGATCGCCCGCCGCCTGCACACCGAGACGCCGCCGAAGGGGCTGGTCACCCCCGCGGGGTAG
- a CDS encoding GtrA family protein → MSRPESDAADHQPHHEDFTSPHPIAPLELPLNDAELSTNADLKTQIVRFTVTGAGSGVLDFGLTLFLQYVLGAPFAVAKSLGFILGTTTAYLFNRRWTFQAEPSALRFVAVALLYGVTFFVNVGLYTWLSHLWPETVLYSFVAYVIAQGTATVINFVVQRLVIFRIR, encoded by the coding sequence GTGTCCCGACCCGAGTCCGACGCGGCCGATCACCAGCCGCACCATGAGGATTTCACGTCCCCGCACCCCATCGCGCCGCTGGAACTGCCGCTCAACGATGCCGAGTTGTCGACCAATGCGGACCTGAAGACCCAGATTGTCCGATTCACCGTCACCGGCGCCGGCTCGGGCGTCCTCGACTTCGGTCTCACCCTGTTCCTCCAGTATGTGCTCGGGGCGCCGTTCGCGGTCGCCAAGTCACTCGGTTTCATCCTCGGCACCACCACCGCGTACCTGTTCAACCGGCGCTGGACGTTCCAGGCCGAACCGAGCGCATTGCGGTTCGTGGCCGTGGCGCTGCTCTACGGGGTGACCTTCTTCGTCAACGTCGGCCTCTACACCTGGCTGTCACACCTGTGGCCGGAGACGGTGCTCTACAGCTTCGTCGCCTACGTCATCGCGCAGGGCACCGCGACCGTCATCAATTTCGTGGTCCAGCGGCTCGTCATCTTCCGGATTCGCTGA
- a CDS encoding phytoene desaturase family protein has product MTSAVVVGSGPNGLTAAVVLARAGVSVRVVEAADRIGGGARTEALMRADVLHDVCSAVHPMGAASPAFRQLRLEEFGLRWRLPELDCAHPLDDGRAALLRRSVGETAVGLGNDREVWQDLIGGLADDFGDIADDVLGPMVRMPRHPVQLAGFGLRALYPATALARVFRDDATRALFAGVAAHSFTRLDRPGSAAAGLMLLAAGHRQGWPVAEGGSQAIIGALAAALIDAGGAITTGMRVERIDEVEPADLILLDVMPSAAVGMLGDRLPTRRARQFARYPHGPAAFKVDYLIDGEVGWSDRDCARAGTVHLGGGIAEIAAAEADAVAGRMPARPFTLVAQQWLADPSRASGSVKPLWAYAHVPHGYTGDATEAVTAQIERFAPGFRSRIIGSVSTSPAEFERGNPNYVGGDIGGGRNDLRHLLARPRLSANPYATGAPGVFLCSSATPPGGGVHGMCGYRAAHAALSYLSR; this is encoded by the coding sequence GTGACCAGCGCGGTCGTTGTCGGGAGTGGGCCCAACGGCCTGACGGCGGCGGTCGTGTTGGCGCGTGCCGGAGTGTCGGTGCGCGTCGTGGAGGCGGCTGATCGCATCGGTGGAGGAGCACGTACCGAGGCATTGATGCGGGCCGATGTCCTGCACGACGTGTGCTCCGCGGTGCATCCGATGGGTGCGGCCTCGCCGGCGTTTCGCCAGTTGCGGCTCGAGGAGTTCGGGCTGCGGTGGCGGTTGCCGGAGCTTGACTGTGCGCATCCGCTCGACGACGGGCGTGCCGCGCTGCTGCGGCGGTCGGTGGGCGAGACGGCGGTCGGGCTCGGCAACGACCGAGAGGTCTGGCAGGACCTGATCGGCGGTCTCGCCGACGACTTCGGCGACATCGCCGACGACGTGCTGGGCCCGATGGTGCGGATGCCGCGACATCCGGTGCAGTTGGCCGGATTCGGGCTGCGGGCGTTGTACCCGGCGACCGCGCTGGCGAGGGTGTTCCGAGACGACGCCACACGGGCCCTGTTCGCCGGCGTCGCCGCCCATTCGTTCACGCGACTCGACCGGCCGGGATCGGCGGCCGCCGGCCTGATGCTGCTCGCCGCGGGGCATCGGCAGGGGTGGCCCGTCGCCGAGGGTGGGTCGCAGGCCATCATCGGAGCGTTGGCCGCGGCACTCATCGATGCCGGCGGAGCCATCACCACCGGGATGCGGGTCGAGCGGATCGACGAGGTGGAACCGGCCGACCTCATCCTGCTCGACGTGATGCCCTCGGCCGCAGTCGGCATGCTCGGCGACCGACTACCGACCCGACGGGCTCGACAGTTCGCGCGCTACCCGCACGGGCCGGCGGCGTTCAAGGTCGACTACCTGATCGACGGCGAAGTGGGGTGGTCCGATCGCGACTGTGCGCGTGCCGGCACCGTGCATCTCGGCGGTGGCATCGCGGAGATCGCTGCTGCCGAGGCGGACGCCGTGGCCGGCCGGATGCCGGCGCGGCCGTTCACGTTGGTTGCCCAACAGTGGTTGGCCGACCCGTCCCGGGCGAGTGGCTCGGTGAAGCCGCTGTGGGCGTATGCACATGTGCCACACGGCTACACCGGCGATGCGACCGAAGCGGTCACCGCGCAGATCGAACGGTTCGCGCCGGGCTTCCGAAGCCGCATCATCGGTTCCGTCAGCACGTCACCGGCCGAGTTCGAGCGCGGCAACCCGAACTACGTCGGCGGCGACATCGGTGGCGGCCGAAACGATCTACGGCACTTGCTGGCTCGTCCGCGACTGTCGGCGAACCCGTACGCCACCGGTGCGCCCGGGGTCTTCCTGTGCTCCTCGGCCACGCCGCCCGGAGGCGGTGTCCACGGCATGTGCGGCTACCGGGCCGCCCACGCAGCGCTGAGCTACCTCAGTCGTTGA
- a CDS encoding TIGR03619 family F420-dependent LLM class oxidoreductase gives MRFTFAEAMTDPSYYAPLAQAAEQAGYSGFTIPDSLAYPAESDATYPYTPDGDREFLDGKAFIETFIQAAALGAVTETIRFTPFVVKLPVRPPALVAKQASSVAYLTDNRFALGVGTSPWPEDYDLMGVDFKRRGKRMDECMDIIRGLTTGEYFEFHGEFYDIPKIKMTPAPTEPIPLLVGGHADLALRRAVIRGDGWMHGGGPAEELDALLDKIADIRKAEGKTNDPFEIHVISTDAYSVDGIRRLEDKGITDVIVGFRLPYIKGSDTEPLQKKLDHLNWYAENIIAKVNE, from the coding sequence ATGCGCTTCACCTTCGCCGAGGCCATGACCGACCCGAGTTACTACGCACCGCTCGCGCAGGCCGCGGAGCAGGCCGGTTACTCCGGTTTCACCATCCCGGACTCGCTGGCCTACCCGGCCGAATCGGACGCCACCTATCCGTACACCCCCGACGGTGATCGGGAATTCCTCGACGGCAAGGCGTTCATCGAGACGTTCATCCAGGCCGCCGCGCTCGGCGCGGTCACCGAGACCATCCGCTTCACCCCGTTCGTGGTGAAGTTGCCGGTGCGTCCGCCGGCCTTGGTCGCCAAGCAGGCCAGTTCGGTCGCCTACCTGACCGACAACCGTTTCGCCCTCGGCGTCGGCACCAGTCCGTGGCCCGAGGACTACGACCTCATGGGGGTCGACTTCAAGCGCCGCGGCAAGCGGATGGACGAATGCATGGACATCATCCGCGGCCTGACCACCGGCGAGTACTTCGAGTTCCACGGCGAGTTCTACGACATCCCCAAGATCAAGATGACCCCGGCACCCACCGAACCCATCCCGCTGCTCGTCGGCGGTCACGCCGACCTCGCGCTGCGCCGCGCGGTGATCCGCGGGGACGGGTGGATGCACGGCGGCGGGCCGGCCGAGGAACTCGATGCGCTGCTGGACAAGATCGCAGACATCCGTAAGGCGGAGGGAAAGACCAACGATCCGTTCGAGATCCACGTGATCTCCACCGATGCGTACTCCGTCGACGGAATCAGAAGACTGGAGGACAAGGGCATCACCGATGTGATCGTCGGCTTCCGGTTGCCCTACATCAAGGGCTCCGACACCGAGCCCCTGCAGAAGAAGCTCGACCATCTGAACTGGTACGCGGAGAACATCATCGCCAAGGTCAACGAATGA
- a CDS encoding winged helix-turn-helix transcriptional regulator: MRRASFTDMNCSVAQTLEIVGEWWTLLIVRDALFGVTRFDEFSSRLGIARNVLTQRLDTLVEHGVMAREPYQDKPVRYDYRLTEKGRDLWTVLAALRQWGDRWAIDSEPPIVTEHRDCGHTMTVEPVCSACDEHVTRSDLRLLPGPGADDHSPRPVVRIQ, from the coding sequence ATGCGCCGAGCCAGTTTCACCGACATGAACTGTTCCGTCGCCCAAACGCTGGAGATCGTCGGCGAGTGGTGGACGCTGCTGATCGTCCGCGATGCCCTGTTCGGCGTGACACGCTTCGACGAGTTCTCCTCCCGACTCGGCATCGCCCGCAATGTGCTGACCCAGCGGCTCGACACACTCGTCGAGCACGGGGTGATGGCCAGGGAGCCCTACCAGGACAAGCCGGTGCGCTACGACTATCGCCTCACCGAGAAGGGCCGCGACCTGTGGACGGTGCTCGCCGCGCTACGGCAGTGGGGTGACCGGTGGGCGATCGACTCCGAACCGCCGATCGTCACCGAGCACCGGGACTGCGGTCACACGATGACCGTGGAACCGGTGTGCTCGGCGTGCGACGAGCACGTGACGCGATCGGACCTACGGCTCCTGCCGGGCCCCGGCGCCGACGACCACAGCCCTCGGCCGGTCGTCCGCATTCAGTAA
- a CDS encoding thioesterase family protein: MIAALAVHVAAETVPEADVRAVDLRFSGRPGDGELRLTSTVTSAGRSTRMVDVVVAQQGLVVASASVTMGQLCPPAAADIADISADVVPAPESCAPFSIPPEIVPMGQHLDLRPTDGPLPLTAAAEPWMRAWISTQRPMSVDAAHRSVFFPRRSLLSPTAVGGGSKTRGTNHAATELRRPSRAREPLAAAEPA; encoded by the coding sequence GTGATCGCCGCGTTGGCCGTGCATGTGGCGGCCGAGACGGTCCCGGAAGCCGATGTGCGGGCGGTCGACCTCCGCTTCTCCGGTCGTCCCGGCGACGGTGAGCTGCGGTTGACCTCGACGGTCACCTCGGCCGGGCGCAGCACGCGGATGGTGGATGTCGTCGTCGCCCAGCAGGGGCTGGTGGTGGCGTCGGCATCGGTGACGATGGGGCAGCTGTGCCCGCCTGCCGCCGCCGACATCGCCGACATCTCGGCGGACGTCGTGCCCGCGCCGGAGAGCTGCGCGCCGTTCTCGATCCCACCGGAGATCGTGCCGATGGGGCAGCACCTGGATCTGCGGCCGACCGACGGTCCGCTACCGCTGACCGCGGCCGCCGAACCCTGGATGCGTGCATGGATCTCCACGCAGCGGCCGATGTCGGTGGATGCCGCCCATCGCTCAGTGTTCTTCCCCCGGCGATCGCTTCTTTCCCCCACTGCCGTCGGCGGAGGAAGCAAGACCCGGGGGACGAACCATGCGGCGACAGAACTGCGGCGGCCCTCACGGGCGCGTGAACCGCTCGCGGCGGCCGAGCCGGCGTAG
- the glfT1 gene encoding galactofuranosyltransferase GlfT1 — protein MTDQVIAVVVTHRRVELLDGSLAVIANQDRPVDRLIVVDNADEPEVADLVARQPIPTTYLGSQRNLGGAGGFALGMLHALALGADWIWCADDDGRPDGPTVLSTLLECAQRRGLDEVSPVVANIDDPDTLAFPLRRGVVWRRKRSELFTDDDSDFLPGIASLFNGALFSARAIEEVGVPDLRLFFRGDEVEIHRRLQRSGLAFGTCLTAGYLHPDGSEEFRPILGGRMHTQYPDNPTKRYFTYRNRGYLMSQPGLRKLIPQEYARFGWYFLVQQRDPQGFAEWVRLRRLGRRERFTRP, from the coding sequence ATGACCGATCAGGTGATCGCGGTGGTGGTCACACACCGGCGCGTAGAGCTCCTTGACGGCTCCCTCGCGGTGATCGCCAACCAGGACCGTCCCGTCGATCGCCTCATCGTGGTGGACAACGCCGACGAACCGGAGGTGGCCGACCTCGTCGCCCGTCAACCCATCCCGACCACCTACCTGGGATCACAGCGCAACCTGGGCGGGGCCGGCGGCTTCGCGCTCGGCATGTTGCACGCGTTGGCGCTGGGCGCGGACTGGATCTGGTGCGCCGACGACGACGGCCGGCCCGACGGGCCTACGGTGCTGAGCACGTTGCTCGAGTGCGCACAGCGTCGCGGTCTCGACGAGGTGTCGCCGGTGGTCGCCAACATCGATGACCCGGACACCCTCGCCTTCCCCCTGCGTCGCGGGGTGGTGTGGCGCCGGAAGCGGTCCGAACTGTTCACCGACGACGATTCGGACTTCCTGCCCGGTATCGCGTCGTTGTTCAACGGGGCATTGTTCTCCGCGCGCGCGATCGAGGAAGTGGGCGTTCCGGACCTGCGCCTGTTCTTCCGCGGCGACGAGGTGGAGATCCATCGTCGGTTGCAGCGCTCCGGGCTCGCGTTCGGCACCTGCCTCACCGCCGGGTATCTGCACCCCGATGGGTCCGAAGAGTTCCGGCCGATCCTCGGCGGACGCATGCACACCCAGTACCCCGACAACCCGACCAAGCGGTATTTCACCTACCGCAACCGCGGCTACCTGATGTCCCAGCCCGGACTCCGCAAACTCATCCCCCAGGAATACGCTCGCTTCGGCTGGTACTTCCTTGTCCAGCAGCGTGATCCACAGGGTTTCGCCGAGTGGGTGCGGCTACGCCGGCTCGGCCGCCGCGAGCGGTTCACGCGCCCGTGA
- the wzt gene encoding galactan export ABC transporter ATP-binding subunit Wzt/RfbE: MGSESTVRVDTWDACVDFPIFDAKTRSLKKSVMGAAGGVIGATESNVVVVEALKNINLHLKHGDRIGLVGHNGAGKSTLLRLLSGIYEPTRGACRVSGRVAPVFDLGVGMDPEISGYENIIIRGMFLGMTRKQMLQKIDDIAEFTELGDYLQMPLRTYSTGMRVRIALGVVTSIDPEILILDEGIGAVDADFMRKARSRLQSLVERSGILVFASHSNEFLAQLCDRALWIDHGQIRMEGDIESVVGAYEGPKAAAHVRKVLDTAGTFEGEARN, from the coding sequence ATGGGATCTGAGAGCACGGTTCGCGTCGACACCTGGGATGCCTGCGTCGACTTCCCCATCTTCGACGCCAAGACGCGGTCGCTGAAGAAGTCGGTGATGGGCGCCGCGGGTGGGGTCATCGGTGCGACCGAGTCCAACGTCGTGGTGGTCGAGGCGCTCAAGAACATCAATCTGCACCTCAAGCACGGCGACCGGATCGGTCTGGTGGGTCACAACGGTGCCGGGAAGTCGACGCTGCTGCGCCTGCTGTCGGGCATCTACGAACCCACCCGCGGAGCCTGCCGGGTCAGCGGGCGGGTCGCGCCGGTGTTCGATCTCGGCGTGGGCATGGACCCCGAGATCTCCGGCTACGAGAACATCATCATCCGCGGCATGTTCCTCGGCATGACCCGCAAGCAGATGCTGCAGAAGATCGACGACATCGCAGAGTTCACCGAACTCGGCGACTATCTGCAGATGCCGCTGCGCACCTACTCGACCGGCATGCGGGTGCGCATCGCGCTCGGCGTGGTGACCAGCATCGACCCGGAGATCCTCATCCTCGACGAGGGCATCGGCGCCGTCGATGCCGACTTCATGCGCAAAGCACGTTCCCGGCTGCAGTCGCTGGTCGAGCGGTCGGGCATCCTGGTGTTCGCCAGCCACTCCAACGAGTTCCTCGCCCAGTTGTGCGACCGCGCGCTGTGGATCGACCACGGTCAGATCCGGATGGAGGGCGACATCGAGAGCGTCGTCGGCGCCTACGAAGGTCCGAAGGCCGCCGCGCACGTGCGCAAGGTGCTCGACACCGCCGGTACCTTCGAGGGCGAGGCCCGGAACTGA
- the wzm gene encoding galactan export ABC transporter permease subunit Wzm/RfbD, which yields MSSVVSDEIPAAPLVSDSRTMRRAVADLSRGLRTSELWLHLGWQDIKQRYRRSVLGPLWITIATGVTAVAMGLLYGELFGMDIKFFLPYVALGFIFWSFISSSILEGSAVFSANEGLIKQLPAPVSVHVYRVVWRQLIIFAHNIVIIAIIFVIFPPPLNWTVLLVVPAIGLFVLNAIWVSIVFGILSTRFRDIGQLLSTVVQLVFFMTPIIWSTQSLTSATGEESSRLKIVELNPMFHYLEISRGPLLGESVQFYHWAIVIGCTVVGWVLAMFVMRNYRARVAYWV from the coding sequence GTGTCCTCCGTAGTCAGCGACGAGATCCCCGCAGCACCCTTGGTGTCGGACTCGCGCACCATGCGCCGTGCCGTCGCCGATCTCTCCCGAGGATTGCGAACCTCCGAGCTGTGGTTGCATCTCGGCTGGCAGGACATCAAACAGCGCTACCGCAGGTCGGTCCTCGGTCCGTTGTGGATCACGATCGCAACGGGCGTGACCGCAGTCGCCATGGGTCTGCTGTACGGCGAGCTTTTCGGGATGGACATCAAGTTCTTCCTGCCGTATGTGGCGCTCGGCTTCATCTTCTGGAGCTTCATCTCGAGTTCGATCCTCGAGGGATCGGCGGTCTTCTCCGCCAACGAAGGCTTGATCAAGCAGTTGCCCGCACCGGTCAGCGTGCACGTCTACCGGGTCGTCTGGCGGCAGCTGATCATCTTTGCGCACAACATCGTGATCATCGCGATCATCTTCGTCATCTTCCCGCCGCCGCTGAACTGGACCGTGCTGCTGGTGGTCCCGGCCATCGGATTGTTCGTGCTCAACGCGATCTGGGTGTCGATCGTCTTCGGGATCCTGTCCACCCGGTTCCGCGACATCGGGCAGCTGCTGTCCACCGTCGTGCAGCTGGTGTTCTTCATGACCCCCATCATCTGGAGCACGCAGAGCCTCACCAGCGCGACCGGCGAGGAGTCGTCACGCCTGAAGATCGTCGAGCTCAACCCGATGTTCCACTACCTGGAGATCTCGCGCGGTCCGCTACTCGGCGAGTCGGTGCAGTTCTACCACTGGGCGATCGTCATCGGCTGTACCGTCGTCGGCTGGGTGCTGGCGATGTTCGTGATGCGCAACTATCGAGCCCGCGTGGCGTACTGGGTTTAG
- a CDS encoding bacterial proteasome activator family protein — MSSGPNSAPFPGGDPRTGDESDNVIVVGGQAAADQQNDQDDDTQSVADMVEQPAKVMRIGTMIKQLLEEVRAAPLDEASRNRLREIHESSIRELEDGLAPELRDELERLALPFGDEATPSDAELRIAQAQLVGWLEGLFHGIQTALFAQQMAARAQLEHMRQGQLPPGMMTGNGPAGPSTGQYL; from the coding sequence ATGTCTTCTGGACCGAATTCCGCACCGTTTCCGGGCGGCGACCCGCGCACCGGCGACGAGAGCGACAACGTGATCGTCGTCGGCGGCCAGGCCGCCGCCGACCAACAGAACGACCAGGACGACGACACCCAGAGCGTCGCCGACATGGTGGAGCAACCGGCCAAGGTGATGCGGATCGGCACCATGATCAAGCAGTTACTCGAGGAGGTCCGCGCCGCTCCTCTCGACGAGGCGAGCCGCAACCGGCTGCGCGAGATCCACGAGTCGTCGATCCGCGAGCTCGAAGACGGCCTGGCGCCCGAGCTGCGCGACGAACTGGAGCGTCTGGCGCTGCCGTTCGGCGACGAGGCCACCCCGTCGGACGCGGAGCTGCGCATCGCGCAGGCACAGTTGGTCGGCTGGCTGGAGGGTTTGTTCCACGGCATCCAGACCGCACTGTTCGCCCAGCAGATGGCGGCCCGCGCCCAACTCGAGCACATGCGGCAGGGGCAGCTGCCGCCCGGGATGATGACCGGCAACGGACCGGCCGGCCCCAGCACCGGTCAGTACCTCTGA
- a CDS encoding cysteine desulfurase-like protein, producing MPFDVAHVRGLFPSLGDGWIHLDPQAGMLIPDSVASAVSTGFRQLSSAPGGEHPGARAAADAAERARRAVADLVAADPAGVVLGPSRSALVAGLAEALPASTWFGANVVVSRQDDEPNIVPWIRAADTHGAQIRWAEIDVETGALPTWQYRELIDQRTAVVAVTLASSTMGAITDVSAIAASARQVGARLVVDATSAAPYMPLDMAELGADVMLVSAERWGGPRVAAMVFRDPSAMASLRTLAMNPRAEGPARLEPEPLQGGLLAGLTASVEHLAALDDESAGTRRHRLVTALGGVSEYTRRLTLYLMTTVQHLNQVNLIGTAADRVPAVSFTFDGVAAEKVVRRLADNGICALADVPSRALVRMGADDFGGAVTVGLGPYSTPYEVDHLVRTLGSLG from the coding sequence ATGCCCTTCGACGTCGCCCACGTGCGTGGATTGTTTCCCTCGCTCGGCGACGGCTGGATCCACCTCGATCCGCAGGCGGGAATGCTGATCCCAGACTCCGTCGCGTCGGCTGTCTCGACGGGCTTCCGGCAGTTGTCCTCCGCACCGGGGGGCGAACATCCCGGCGCCCGTGCCGCCGCCGACGCCGCTGAGCGGGCACGCCGGGCGGTGGCCGACCTGGTGGCGGCCGACCCGGCCGGAGTGGTCCTGGGCCCGTCGCGCTCGGCGTTGGTGGCCGGACTCGCCGAAGCTCTGCCCGCGTCCACCTGGTTCGGCGCCAACGTGGTGGTCAGCCGACAGGACGACGAACCCAACATCGTTCCGTGGATTCGCGCCGCCGACACGCACGGTGCGCAGATCCGCTGGGCCGAGATCGACGTGGAGACCGGCGCACTGCCGACCTGGCAGTATCGCGAGTTGATCGACCAACGTACCGCCGTCGTCGCGGTCACCCTGGCCTCCTCGACGATGGGCGCGATCACCGATGTGAGCGCGATCGCCGCGTCGGCCCGCCAGGTCGGCGCGCGCCTCGTCGTCGACGCGACCAGCGCCGCCCCCTACATGCCGCTCGACATGGCCGAACTGGGCGCCGACGTAATGCTGGTCTCGGCGGAACGGTGGGGCGGTCCGCGCGTGGCGGCGATGGTCTTCCGCGACCCGTCGGCGATGGCGTCGCTGCGTACGCTCGCGATGAATCCGCGCGCCGAGGGTCCGGCGAGGCTGGAACCCGAGCCGTTGCAGGGCGGCTTGCTGGCGGGTCTGACGGCGTCGGTGGAGCATCTCGCCGCGCTCGACGACGAGTCGGCCGGCACGAGGCGGCACCGTCTGGTCACCGCACTGGGCGGTGTGTCGGAGTACACGAGGCGACTGACGCTCTACCTGATGACCACCGTTCAACACCTCAACCAGGTGAACCTGATCGGTACCGCCGCCGACCGCGTCCCCGCGGTGAGCTTCACGTTCGACGGCGTCGCGGCGGAAAAGGTGGTGCGGCGGTTGGCCGACAACGGTATTTGCGCGCTGGCCGACGTCCCCAGCCGGGCGTTGGTCCGGATGGGTGCCGACGACTTCGGCGGCGCCGTCACCGTCGGGCTCGGCCCGTACTCGACGCCCTATGAGGTGGATCACCTCGTGCGGACGCTCGGTTCACTCGGTTGA